One Nostoc punctiforme PCC 73102 DNA window includes the following coding sequences:
- the purN gene encoding phosphoribosylglycinamide formyltransferase, with protein MTLRPDSTLSLISPSISDVRQQVAPLKLGIMASGNGSNFDVVAQAIQDGQLNAQIQVLIYNNPSAKAAVRAANRGVEAVLLNHRNYKIREELDEKIVQTLQHYDVEWVILAGWMRLLTSVFIDAFPDKIINIHPSLLPSFKGIHAVEQALASGVKITGCTAHIACLEMDSGPILMQAAVPVLPDDTAETLHARIQIQEHRILPLAIALAASSSKSFF; from the coding sequence ATGACCCTCCGCCCTGATTCTACCCTGAGCTTGATTTCTCCCAGTATTAGCGATGTTCGCCAACAAGTCGCCCCTTTAAAGCTGGGAATTATGGCTTCTGGGAATGGCAGCAATTTTGATGTAGTTGCTCAAGCTATCCAAGATGGACAACTAAATGCCCAAATTCAAGTTTTAATTTACAATAATCCCTCGGCGAAAGCAGCCGTCAGAGCAGCTAATAGAGGTGTAGAAGCTGTTTTATTGAATCACCGCAACTATAAAATCCGAGAAGAGTTGGATGAGAAAATTGTGCAGACATTGCAGCACTACGATGTGGAATGGGTGATTTTGGCGGGTTGGATGCGATTGTTAACGTCAGTTTTCATTGATGCCTTTCCTGACAAAATTATTAATATCCATCCTAGTTTGTTACCTAGTTTCAAGGGAATCCATGCTGTAGAACAAGCCTTGGCATCTGGGGTAAAAATTACTGGTTGTACGGCGCATATCGCTTGTTTAGAAATGGACAGTGGCCCAATATTGATGCAAGCCGCAGTACCAGTATTGCCAGATGATACAGCAGAAACACTCCACGCCAGGATTCAAATTCAAGAACATCGAATTTTGCCGCTAGCGATCGCTCTGGCAGCTTCTTCGTCAAAGTCATTTTTTTAA
- a CDS encoding aldehyde dehydrogenase family protein: MTKPIEVRNPRTGKFDYVIIPPPPRLLAQQCKRSRRAQVSWQKLGLEGRIEALQQWKAAIVSERDRLTEALVNDTGRLSTSILEIDSFLSSIDRWCRLAPELLQDSAKNTAIPFIALQQTSVPYPLVGIISPWNFPLLLSTIDTIPALLAGCAVIVKPSEIAPRFVAPMTTALNAVPKLRDVLTFIEGAGATGSILIDNVDLVCFTGSVATGRKVAEAAAKRFIPAFLELGGKDPAIVLESANLELATSAILWGSVVNTGQSCLSIERIYVAESIFEKFYHQLVAKAHRLGLAYPTVESGEIGPIIAERQAAIISDHLLDAVEKGAVIHCGGVIEDLGGGWWCRPTVLTQVNHSMKVMTEETFGPIMPIMPFSTVEEAVSLANDSIYGLSAAVFASEAEALEIAQQIEAGAISINDAALTAIMHEGEKNAFKFSGMGGSRMGAAALKRFMRKKAILIKTNATNDPWWFDNES, translated from the coding sequence ATGACAAAACCAATAGAAGTCCGCAATCCCCGAACTGGCAAATTTGACTACGTAATTATCCCGCCACCCCCAAGGTTGCTAGCACAGCAATGCAAGCGATCGCGCCGGGCGCAAGTTAGCTGGCAAAAGCTGGGTTTAGAGGGGAGAATCGAAGCTTTACAGCAGTGGAAGGCAGCGATAGTATCAGAGCGCGATCGCTTAACGGAAGCTCTGGTAAATGATACGGGAAGATTATCAACCTCAATATTAGAAATAGACTCTTTCCTCTCTAGCATCGATCGGTGGTGTAGGTTAGCACCAGAATTGCTGCAAGACTCTGCAAAAAACACAGCAATTCCATTTATCGCCTTACAACAAACATCCGTTCCTTACCCCCTAGTTGGGATAATTAGCCCGTGGAATTTTCCACTGTTGCTCTCAACTATTGATACCATTCCGGCATTGTTGGCGGGTTGTGCCGTCATTGTCAAACCCAGTGAAATAGCTCCCCGCTTCGTTGCACCAATGACAACAGCACTCAATGCCGTCCCTAAATTGCGCGATGTCTTAACTTTTATTGAAGGAGCAGGCGCAACCGGATCTATTTTGATTGACAATGTAGACTTAGTATGCTTTACAGGTAGTGTCGCAACAGGGCGAAAAGTGGCAGAAGCGGCTGCTAAACGGTTTATTCCAGCTTTTTTGGAGTTAGGGGGAAAAGATCCTGCGATCGTTTTAGAATCAGCCAATTTAGAATTAGCAACCTCAGCAATCTTGTGGGGTTCCGTCGTCAACACTGGACAGTCGTGCTTATCAATTGAGCGGATTTATGTTGCTGAATCCATATTTGAAAAGTTTTACCATCAACTAGTAGCCAAAGCACATCGCCTTGGGCTAGCCTACCCCACTGTTGAAAGTGGAGAAATTGGCCCCATCATCGCTGAAAGACAAGCCGCAATTATTAGCGATCATCTCCTAGATGCAGTAGAAAAGGGAGCAGTCATTCACTGCGGTGGTGTAATTGAAGACTTAGGCGGGGGTTGGTGGTGTCGTCCAACAGTGCTTACCCAGGTTAATCATTCCATGAAAGTGATGACGGAAGAGACTTTTGGCCCCATTATGCCAATAATGCCTTTTTCCACAGTTGAGGAAGCGGTGTCTTTAGCAAATGATTCAATTTATGGATTAAGTGCTGCTGTTTTTGCCTCGGAAGCTGAAGCCTTAGAAATTGCCCAGCAGATAGAAGCAGGTGCTATTAGTATCAACGATGCTGCACTCACTGCCATCATGCACGAGGGAGAGAAAAACGCTTTCAAATTCTCTGGGATGGGAGGATCGCGCATGGGTGCAGCAGCGCTGAAACGGTTCATGCGAAAAAAAGCTATTTTAATTAAAACTAATGCGACTAATGACCCTTGGTGGTTTGATAATGAATCATAA
- a CDS encoding nitrilase-related carbon-nitrogen hydrolase — MADNTDNLNSFRALALQVTCHAVNQATDRHEARSLMQNSINRLAQQIAASIAFIGFDCRLIVLPEYFLTGFPMGDSLAGWAEKACIEMAGAEYEALGKIAQKHKIFLAGNAYEVDPNFPGLYFQTCFILDPSGSIVLRYRRLNSLFAPTPHDVWDKYLDCYGLEGVFPVAKTAIGNLAALASEEILYPEVARCLAMRGAEIFVHSTSEVYNKNLTPKDAAKITRAVENMAYVVSANTAGIANIAIPIASADGGSKIIDHRGIVLAETGAGESMAAFAEIDLGALRRDRRRPGLHNLLARQRFELYAESYHQSHFYPANTMLEGEIDRKHFLQTQQATIDRLAQLGII; from the coding sequence ATGGCAGATAATACTGATAATCTCAACTCATTCCGGGCCTTGGCACTCCAAGTTACCTGTCATGCAGTCAACCAAGCAACCGATCGCCACGAAGCGCGATCGCTCATGCAAAACTCCATCAACCGCCTAGCTCAACAAATTGCTGCCAGTATCGCTTTTATTGGCTTTGATTGTCGTTTAATTGTACTGCCAGAATATTTCCTCACGGGTTTCCCAATGGGAGATAGTCTCGCAGGATGGGCAGAAAAAGCCTGTATAGAAATGGCTGGTGCAGAGTATGAGGCGCTGGGTAAAATTGCCCAAAAACATAAAATATTCTTAGCTGGTAACGCCTACGAAGTTGATCCCAACTTTCCTGGATTGTACTTCCAAACCTGTTTTATTCTTGACCCCTCCGGCTCAATCGTCTTGCGGTATCGGCGGCTAAATTCTTTATTTGCTCCCACTCCCCATGATGTTTGGGATAAATATCTTGACTGTTATGGTTTAGAGGGAGTTTTCCCTGTAGCCAAAACTGCGATCGGTAATTTAGCAGCTTTAGCATCAGAAGAAATTTTATATCCAGAAGTGGCAAGGTGTCTGGCGATGCGAGGAGCAGAGATTTTTGTCCATTCCACTTCGGAAGTATACAACAAAAACCTCACTCCCAAAGACGCGGCAAAAATCACTCGCGCCGTCGAAAACATGGCTTACGTAGTTTCAGCCAATACCGCAGGCATCGCTAATATTGCCATCCCCATAGCTTCGGCTGATGGTGGCTCTAAAATCATCGACCATCGGGGAATCGTTTTAGCCGAAACAGGTGCAGGCGAGAGCATGGCAGCATTTGCCGAGATTGATTTAGGAGCCTTACGCCGCGATCGCCGCCGGCCGGGGTTACATAATTTACTTGCCCGCCAACGCTTTGAACTATACGCCGAAAGTTATCACCAATCACACTTTTACCCAGCTAATACTATGCTGGAGGGAGAAATAGACCGTAAACACTTTTTGCAAACCCAGCAAGCCACAATTGATCGGTTAGCCCAACTGGGGATAATTTGA
- a CDS encoding red chlorophyll catabolite reductase, producing MLEQKINVDNTALFEQLWGWTNELREKIDARFELHSDPSTENFKKYSALIGEAHGSVNTFSGPEIDWLVHSWLREPKSGFCNMHLTVWLKSQIHVPHLAIVFATVPELFFFIDYVSRTDLFTDLDYLDRYYEPVNQTYLAFLKDSRFQQYISKTLYIRQVQSHTSLCYTSPVTEETLARIHTLAHEMIDRWLGWVDEAEPVAESERDALSERDLFVRRTVAERDPDNQIAVRLFGAEMTDKLVRSLWGGDRIL from the coding sequence GTGCTTGAGCAGAAAATTAATGTAGACAATACAGCCTTATTTGAGCAGTTGTGGGGTTGGACAAATGAACTCCGTGAGAAAATAGACGCTCGTTTTGAATTACATTCAGATCCGTCTACCGAGAATTTTAAAAAATACTCTGCCTTGATTGGAGAAGCGCACGGCTCGGTCAATACCTTCTCTGGTCCAGAAATTGATTGGCTTGTGCATTCATGGTTACGCGAACCTAAATCTGGCTTTTGCAATATGCACCTAACTGTTTGGCTCAAGTCGCAGATTCATGTTCCTCATTTGGCTATTGTCTTTGCCACGGTTCCAGAACTGTTCTTTTTTATAGATTACGTCTCTCGCACCGATCTATTCACTGACCTCGACTATTTGGATCGTTACTACGAACCTGTGAACCAGACATATCTGGCGTTCCTGAAAGATTCACGTTTTCAGCAGTATATTAGCAAAACGCTGTATATCCGTCAGGTACAATCTCATACTAGTTTGTGTTACACCAGTCCAGTTACAGAAGAGACACTTGCTCGCATCCACACGCTAGCGCATGAGATGATAGATCGTTGGCTAGGTTGGGTAGATGAAGCTGAACCAGTAGCAGAATCAGAACGGGATGCTTTATCTGAGCGTGACTTATTTGTGCGCCGTACTGTTGCAGAACGCGACCCAGACAACCAAATTGCTGTGCGGCTATTTGGGGCAGAAATGACGGATAAATTAGTGCGATCGCTCTGGGGTGGCGATCGTATTCTATAA
- a CDS encoding NmrA family NAD(P)-binding protein: MAWNYCLLLLSLDKLNLNQELRVEERMSNFRDRTESNTDKVLLIGVTGGTGGNVVKGFLEQGVTNLRVITREIDLNRPTLAKLNNAGVELVKANLDDKTSLIAAFAGISAVYCHATSADSAKIDPLEVERARRVAQAAKQAEIKHFVYNSAGGADRNSGIPRIEQKYQVEEILKEAGLPTTMLRACLFMEEFWKKYTRPSIIKGSFPFSIQPDKPLHLITTKDMGRVAAYVIKHPTKYIGQEIELAGDVLTPKQMAEAFSQAQGLKVVHKETPAWIFLLLLQKELFDLIQWYRKKGYQADVQRLREEFPGLLTTFSEFLAETHWSNAELTYESLRSH, from the coding sequence ATGGCGTGGAATTATTGTTTGCTTCTCCTGTCTTTGGATAAACTTAATTTAAATCAAGAACTTCGGGTAGAAGAGAGAATGTCAAATTTCCGCGATCGCACAGAGTCAAACACCGATAAAGTTTTACTCATCGGAGTTACTGGCGGCACAGGTGGAAATGTCGTTAAGGGATTTCTCGAACAGGGAGTTACCAACCTGCGAGTCATCACTAGAGAAATTGATCTTAATCGTCCAACTCTTGCAAAGCTCAACAATGCCGGAGTTGAACTGGTAAAAGCCAACCTCGACGATAAAACTTCTCTCATAGCAGCCTTTGCAGGAATTTCGGCTGTTTACTGCCACGCCACTTCTGCGGACTCCGCTAAAATTGACCCGCTAGAGGTGGAGAGAGCAAGGCGAGTTGCACAAGCTGCCAAACAAGCTGAAATTAAGCACTTTGTCTACAATTCCGCAGGTGGGGCGGATAGGAATTCCGGAATCCCTCGCATTGAGCAAAAGTATCAAGTAGAGGAAATTCTCAAAGAAGCGGGCTTACCTACTACTATGTTGCGAGCCTGCTTGTTTATGGAGGAGTTTTGGAAGAAGTACACGCGACCTTCTATTATCAAAGGTAGTTTTCCGTTTTCAATTCAGCCAGATAAACCCCTTCATCTAATTACAACCAAGGATATGGGCCGCGTTGCTGCCTACGTAATTAAACATCCCACCAAGTATATTGGTCAAGAAATTGAGCTAGCTGGCGATGTGCTGACTCCAAAACAGATGGCAGAGGCATTCTCCCAAGCGCAGGGGCTAAAAGTTGTCCATAAAGAGACACCTGCTTGGATTTTCTTACTCTTGCTGCAAAAAGAACTGTTCGATTTGATTCAGTGGTATCGCAAAAAAGGTTATCAAGCCGATGTCCAGCGTTTACGAGAAGAGTTTCCTGGACTTCTAACAACATTTAGTGAATTTTTGGCAGAAACTCACTGGTCAAATGCGGAACTTACCTATGAGAGTCTGCGATCGCATTAG
- a CDS encoding red chlorophyll catabolite reductase has product MTQQPSDLDNKAVFEQLWGITKELHQKLEARFQLHPDPSVEGLQQYSSLDSKMKGSLTAFSGKEIDWLVHSWLGNPEKSNFSTMRLTTWLKSHIQVPHLAFEFGTLPNIFFYIDYIPRTELLTDLAYLDRYYEPVNQTFLKLQDDSRLKAFTSKSAYIRLFQSPASLCYTSAPTLETLELIRTLAHETLDRWLTWVDTAEPVSEDAREALAARDLALRRSSAERDPGNKFAAQMFGSELTDKLVRSLWGGVGIDDPRHG; this is encoded by the coding sequence ATGACTCAGCAACCAAGCGATCTAGACAATAAGGCTGTATTTGAGCAGTTGTGGGGAATTACAAAAGAACTACACCAAAAACTAGAGGCTCGTTTCCAGTTACATCCAGACCCTTCTGTAGAAGGTTTACAGCAATACAGCAGTCTCGATAGCAAGATGAAGGGTTCGCTCACAGCTTTTTCCGGGAAAGAAATTGATTGGTTAGTTCATTCGTGGCTAGGAAACCCCGAAAAATCAAACTTTAGCACGATGCGTCTCACCACTTGGTTGAAGTCGCATATTCAGGTTCCTCATTTAGCCTTTGAGTTTGGCACGTTACCAAATATTTTCTTTTATATAGATTACATCCCCCGAACTGAGCTTTTAACCGATTTGGCATATCTCGATCGCTACTATGAGCCAGTTAATCAAACATTCTTAAAGTTGCAAGACGATTCGCGCTTAAAGGCATTTACTAGCAAAAGCGCCTATATTCGCTTATTTCAATCGCCTGCTAGCTTGTGCTACACCAGCGCACCCACCTTGGAAACTCTCGAACTGATTCGCACACTTGCACACGAAACCCTCGATCGCTGGCTAACTTGGGTAGATACAGCTGAACCAGTGTCAGAAGATGCACGGGAAGCTTTGGCAGCTCGTGATTTGGCGCTGCGCCGTAGCAGTGCTGAACGCGATCCAGGTAATAAATTTGCCGCACAGATGTTTGGTTCTGAGTTGACAGATAAACTTGTGCGATCGCTCTGGGGAGGTGTAGGCATAGACGACCCTAGGCATGGTTAA